The Engystomops pustulosus chromosome 2, aEngPut4.maternal, whole genome shotgun sequence genomic interval TGTATTATGTGTTCTGCTGAATGTTTACCAGAGGACAGAAGGCAGGAACACAGCAAGTGGATATTATTACTAAGTTACTGACAGATTCTATTTCTAATTATTCTTTTCAGCAATTAAGGACCTGATTCCATCAGTACAGTGCCATGCTGATGCCATGGTAGTCTCACTCCATAGATGTCTTCTGACTTATCTTAAGTATGATTATAGCACCCTACGGCTTGATGGTAACTCAGTCACTTGCAATACTACATATCCCACAGATGATAACGGTACTACAGTAGATAATATTGAAGCTAAATTGACATCTGGATGGTGCGGAAACATTATAACGGTAAAATCTCTTTTTTTCTGTATAGatgatatactgtatttgcaattACTACTGATATGTTGCTTGTTATCTTTCACATATACACCCTGTTCTATACAGAGGAATAGTTATCATCTGGGACCATACAATTTAAATCTCTTAACGTGGATGTCCCAGAAACATTTTCAATGCATCCTGAGACTTATTAAAATATTGATTTTTCTTCccctaatatatatgtgtgtggcaGTAAAAACTTCAATCTTCAATATCAAAATAGCATATGAAAGTAACATATTCTGTTTCGATAtgcttgatatttttttttaggtaaaacaCCTGTAAAGCAACAACCAATAcagaataaaaatgataaaaacattttttttaatatgcagaTTTCACTTCACGCAGCCACACTGTGTACATATCATATATGATGTTAGCGTCGAAACAGAGGTTTatcatatagatttttttttaaatgaagaggAGTATGACATACTGTATTCAGTAGTACAAGTAATTAAGTCATAGACATGTATAATGTTAACGGAAGGCTATTTATACATGTAAATCACTACTGCCTTTGTTTTCTGTGATTAAAAAGCCAATATAGGCACTTATAATAatattacattaaaggaaatctacctccagTATCACTGATGGCAGACCTCTTTCACTCACATGTGCGTCCAATAAAGTCCTTACCTGTGTTTTTTATATCCAGTAAtggctttttataatataatttgataaaaaaacttcttaaaaaatatgcaaatcagcctgagggaTTCTGGGGGCATCAACCAAGCCCCTCCGCACTCTGctgtcttttaatttatttactaCTCTAGTTCTTTGCTGCTGGCCTTGTTCAACCCCTACTCCAGGCAGAGAGCCAGTGACGGCACTGTGCATGTGTGGTTGTATGTTCCTTGCAAAGCTGGCAAAATACATTAAATTGATCTGTAAGGTTAGGGTCCCATCTATGTTTTACAGCAGTAAAACTGAGGAGATGATTCTATGTCCTGATTGACTGGGCTGCTagtaataatatacagtataagaggAGAGCTCAGAATAGTGGGAAGTGAGGGAAGATGCTCTAGTCTTAGCACCCTTAGCAACTATTTTACTGTATTGCCAGAAATGTGTGTTATGAGATATTGGTATAATATATTCTGTATGATTATGTTTCACTGCGGAATAATACTGAATTTGATCTCTATTTTGTTTTTTCAAGAATGAttcagaaaaaatatatattaccaaTACTATTCACATCAATATTCTGCCAAGTTTACTCATCACAGTGAATCCACTCAGCTTCAATTTCACATGTGCCTACAATCGAACTATGCAACTGAATCTGAATTATTCCTTACACCCAGTTATAGGGTAAGTATATTAGAATTAATGTCTTATCAATGACATAGTAATTAATTATAAAAATCTCACCTCATAGTATCACATCAACtattttaaatgtaaatgccacatTGGCATACAATACAGTACAAAAATTGATGAACAATACAGACAggtgcggattaagactgccatgggccctgggctgtatgaatattatagcccctttaCGTCTGGAATTCCCTTACTACATATTGTACTATAATcgagcttcttggagaatggaggatgcgtcctttTTGCCTGCTTTCAAACTGCAAGCTCAGGACAtttggaccttcaaaggtcttgaaatgactcttgtggtgtacatgtgtattgagagcctaaacagatgtacaaggatccaTGGGTGAAGGCCATTCtgggtataaaatttggtgagtggcttgagtggccatgggccccatagaaggcttgggctccgggctactgcccaaatctcttatattataattcactactgaAAACAGATACTATTAGAAATGCAATGTTTGATTCAGTTACTAGAAAATAATCATCAAAAATATTTCTTTGACTTCCTTTTTTAGGACAGCCAGTCTTCCAGGTATTAATGGAACAGGTTTATTTGATCTTACCATGGCTGCATATTGGGATGCTCAATACGCAAAAGCGATTCAAGAAACAGaaactgtgactgtgggaagcgATTTCTTCCTGGgattatttgttagaaatgtcgatGGAAATTTGCTAGCATTGAGAGTTGAGAACTGTGTTGCTTCACCAACTTCAAACCGTGATTCTTCCAGTGTTTCCCTTGTGAAGGCAGGGTAAGTGGGCCAATTACCAACCATACATTCTGAACTCTAATTTATGTAAGGTATAGGGTACAACAAAAAGGACATAAACATATTATTAGTAGTAGCAAGTGCTGTTCTCACACTTTCCATTCTCAACCAGAACAAAAAGtgaatgaaaggaaatctaccatcaaaatcaaacatgataaaccatgggcacttactcattataatcttcttatatttgttatgcatggcctccttcctaaaataaacttttaaaattatatcaatgaggcagaagggctctaaagggtgttaccagagcccatctctgctgtagcttcacaggttgtcacactgtcccccctccccctgctccctctgcacttcacAGTGGGGAGaagaaatgctcctgcacagtgtaacagcctgtgatgctgcagcatggagggactcaTGATAACATCCCACAGAGCCCGTCTGGCTCATTAGCaacttaagaagattaccacagtcatggtggctTGATTTATGAgttaggcccattccacacttgcgagtgtgatgtgatgaacttgcatcacacttgcaGCGTGTGCTGCTGGGAGTTaaagaaaaatgttattcaataaaaaataaagtgaaaaaatcaataaaaatgcccataatccccataacatataaagacacatataacacaaaaaagtctaaatcataactcgaaaccccatatatatagtatcaccatgtccgtaacaacctgtagaataaaattaaatcattattgaacccatacgatgaacgttgttaaaaaaaactgttaaaaacccaccaaaaattaatgatttttacctattgaatcacacaaaaaatgcaataaaaagtgatcaaaaacaaaTATGTACTCCAGATGATacggttgcaaagtacaacatgtcccgcaaaaaacaagccatcaaccagctccatatccaaaaatgtaaaaatgttatgccacttggaagacggcaatgcaaaagtgatagatttttccccacattagggttttatttgggaaATTTTGTAatacgtaagaaaaaatattcaagtattacATCCCTGTAAtcctattgacccatagaataaggataacatgattattaggctatacagtgaacaccaaaaaaaaaaaaagtaaaaaatccagtacaaaatTCATGCttccaatgaggaaactaaaatcctggcagctacatggcgcttcttcccttctgcgcctcgctgtgcccccataaaacaagtaacggccacatgtggggggtcgctgcactcaggagaaattgcataacaaattgtaagatgggttttctctttttatcttttggaaatgtgtaaattttagggctaaatgaaagtataactaacaaaatttgaccattctaaatttcacctccattttgattcaattactattaaTTAAGGGGTTGACAATCTTCTTTCTGatagtttctgatagtttgaggggtgcagattttataatgggttgattatattgggtttttttatgttaaatatgtacAATTTCCTTCAAAAAAGTATATAtcaccaaaatagtcaattctgaaaatacggaaaatcgatattcgatttgtaagccgtgtgacatcaaaataaattttccagacatttcaaaaattatgaaaatgtaaagtagacataagggaaatgttattcagtaacttatttaggtggtaaatctatctgcctgaaaaatgcgatgatttagaatttcaaaaatcgctatttttttatttttttgtaaattaatgcaaaacttagcagccaacatttaccactaaaatgaagtacaaaacgtgaggaaaaaactgtctcagaatcgttttgataattaacattgttcaaaagttataaccatataaagcaggggttcccaaactttttacataaggggccgttcactgtccctcagAGAcggttggagggccggactagaGTTTAagaataaatagcggtacatgtgaccgcatccgtaaatACAccgggcccccctcaattaattatttaatatactgcacccccttgtgaactatttttatatattggcccaattaattaattaatgggtcAATAAATTATTAAACATACTGGgattaattattgaataatgctacccccccaaattaattactaagctgcccctcataattaattatttcctatgccccccaccattaattgatTACTATGCTGCCCTACAccttttattatttcctatactgcccctaataattatttatttcctgttctgcccctcataattaattatttcctgttctgcccctcataattaattatttcctgttctgcccctcataattaattatttcctatgctgcccctaataattaactatttcctattctgcccctcataactaattatttcctatgctgcccctgataattaatgtTATAAATTAGGGCCCCCGGCCGCCACAATCTTTCTCCTGCCATTTTTTTGTGTACTCACCTCAGTCTCCGCGCTTCTTCTATCTTTTTGGTGAGTCCGTGCAGGAAGGGgtgtgcggccgcgtgatgatgtAATCTCACGGCCGCGCATCCTTATTCACGGAGCGATGTGCAccagggttgtcttccggccacatcgctccagtgatagtgctcgagcggccgtttccagccgcatcgagcactatacagtgacgggcaggagcttcctgtccagaagGAAGCCCTTGCCCGACTGTTAAAGGCGCTTCAAGCATCAGGGGTCGattagaaacggtccgcgggccactAGTGACCCGCAgtccgtagtttggggacccctgatataAAGCGAATcaaaattgggctgagccttaagctacaaaatggctgcgtcctttgggggttatagtattttgtgccagttttctgtttgactttgcactgaaaagaacgtgctaACATGCTTGCACAGtgtctgctccagttttctgtctgactttccacTGCAAAGAAtatgtaaactgcttgtacatgtatttttaaTGTGTCTGCGCCAACAAGACAGAAGAAATGTGCCCttaaggggcgtgttagtgcttagtcagtctgtgtgccacatttattactgatgtgcgccaCACATGCACagttcccaagcagtgcaggttgctccagattaatgaagaccgtgcagcAGTTTTGATTAATATGGTGTGCTCAGCACACTCCACAGGccaactgcacatagcacagactgcaatagttttgataaatgtgggccactgagccacaagggggctgttttttcttttccaacaTCTGTGGGTAATTTTGTGCTTCGAGGCACACATTACATTTTAACATCTTACACCATGTTGAATAAATAACTATAAACATTTTTTGGTCCATTAGGTTTCCGTACCCAAgtcattttatgttattattattaaatttacCAAGAACTTCTAAAGGAAATATACCCAATCCCAAATAAAAAATTCAGTGAACATTAACCcccttctgaagacccgaggctacatcGGATTAACCTAttcatgtgctatcagcacattgtaatgaatgaggagtaaaatccacatatgctgccatactgtagtatggcagtatatgataggatcgtacagacaccctagggttaaagcaccctagggagtctgaaaaatattaaaaataaaaaaaaagtttaaaaaaaaattataataaaaaaacacctaaaaactcaaatcacccccttttccctcgAACTGATATAaattaaataaacagtgaaaatcataaacacattagatatcgacgCGTCCATAAATGCCCGATctctttcactgcgtttaaccccataacggaaaatcgcacccaaggtcgaaaatggcacttttttgccatttaaaaaaaaattttaattctataaaaagtgttcaaaagatcGTGCAGTCCTaaatcaaaagccacaaaaaaacgacacctcccaaagctccatacaccaaagtataaaaaagttattagcaccagaagaagtcccaaaaaaattttgtacaggttttaatttttgtaaatgtatgaaaacattataaaacctatacaaatttggtatctttataatcgtacagacccaaagaataaagtagacacagtgaaatccgtaaaatccaagcccacaagaatacggcacaaatgcatttttttgccaatttcactgcatttggattttttttcccacttcccagtacacggcatggaatattaaataccaccattttgaagtgtaatttgttacacagaaaataagccaaaacacagttctgtacatgtaaaaatataaaagttatagatttttgaaggtggggcgtgaaaaatgaatacgcaaaaacgaaaaagggctgcggtgggaGTTAATAATAACTCATGACACGTCCCTTTACCATAATTACACCAGCTTACATTCACTAGGTGGACTTGTGAATGATAATACACATTCTGGGGGTTATCTCACAGATGGTGTCAATGCCAACAGCACTTATCAGACACAGGGAGAAGTGGCCTGTAGTAACTCACAGGTGGCAATCTAAAGTCATTCCTGATGGGAGGTATTGCCCTGATGGTGGCCCTGGCCGTAAAAACTGTCACCATTCTTCTCTTTCCCAGTCAAAACACATAACcatttatgtgtgtgtttatgagaGGTTCAGGAGGAAAAGGCGTTGGATGAACACTGTTTGATACTTTCTTGTGCTCATATACACTTTGTTATCACTTCAGTTTTTGTCCTCTGTGAAAATTTCAACCATCCTAGATAAGAATACATACACTCATATTGAATGTGGACCCATAACAGATCCAAAATTATACCAAAGTTGGAGAAATAACCAAAATGTTTTGTTGCAGTTGTTCAGCTGGTGGTGATATCAATACAGCAGTGGAAGAAAATGGAGTCTCCCTGGAAGCCAGAATCCGAGTCAGTGCATTTAAGTTTCAATCAACGGATTATGTCTACATATTCTGTGATGTACGATTGTGTGACCGTAGCACTAACTGTACAACGGTGAGTATTATTCATTTTAGGCTTTAGCAtcataataatcatttttatttataaagcaccatcaaagtccatagcgctttacaaatcatcggagacatatacaaaatataatattacattcatATGGAAGCTCATGTTAAGGAAGCTCATTTCTCACTAACATGTCATGTTCTTACTATGATGGAAGGTATTTAAAGCTAACAAAACAATGCATACATATTTccttgtgttgtttttttatgttGGTTTCTCTGCACAGAATTTCAGTTCTCTGTGGGCCAAGAATATAGGACAAACCCAGCAGACACTAACACACAATCATTAGGAAAACTATCAGTCCATCATGAGGAGTTTGCTCAACTGTCAGTCTTGAAGAAAAACACTATCCATGAATAATAGTTTTCAATTTAGGGTTACATTCTGGAAAGTGTTGTGTGATTTCCTTAAATAGACAGAAACTCAAGGGGGTCTTCCCACAATCAACATTTATTCCAATTCACAGAATAGGGGAAAAATATGGTCTCAGGAGgtctgactgttgtgctgcaacaCACCGGACTTCCAGCATGCCACATTTGTTATCAAACATCagacacaatgataaatctggcacagttcTAGAATGTCTATTATAAGGCTTCATTCTTGGTATAGAGCATTTAAGGAATATCTGATCtacctatgtatgtatttatgtctataaatgaaaaaaaactgtttaacacattgggggtcatttacaaagggcccgaatcgcttttttttacgtggggttacacaaattttactggtttgctccgattttccctgaattgccccgggattttggcgcacgcgatcggattgtagcgcattggcgccggcatgcacgcaaaggaaatcggggggtgtggccgtcggaaaatgcagtttgcctgtgtagtgtccagagggcaccagattcaagatttctggctcCCGTTCTTctggaatctggtgccccctgcactgccccgatatagtgcaccacttttttggtgcacttttaacatagggcgtgtgtcACGTGCAACACATGTGGCACGGGCACTtctttaatacatgtgcaagcagtttgcactgaaattaATGTGCAAATtcagccagaaaactggcacaagggccTTAGTGAATGTGGGCCAGAATATCTGTCCTAAATTGCactaaaaattaagatttttagaTCTACTTTAATTTGTTCTGAAATCAGATTCTGCTGGTAGATAAGGGCTTTTTtgtaatactgatttttttttttcatgaatgaCTGCTAAAACTGGCTTCCCAGACATGCTTGTTATGCTCAAATACAGATTATAATCAGCTTTTCAGTTCTTGAAAAGGTCCACCTCACGGTTTGAGATGCAAAGATCTTAGTTGTACACCCACTTCAGTTGTGCATAAAATGCATCCGCAGCAGCCAATTGAATAAAATGATACTTGACAGACAAACTTCAGTACACAAAACTAACTTCCCATTCTATTTGTCTGAACAGTGTGATAGTTCAACTAAAGGACGGTCTGCCTCAGACACCAGAGCAGTGATGCTACAGCTACCATATGACGGTAAGTCTGGTCTCACCAACCTAAAAGTAATTCTTATCATATGAGACAACAATGTTTCTACTTATTTCAATGGATGTaacatatttattataattatacattggaacacataccgtatatactcgtgtataagccgagttgttcAGCACaataaatttgctgaaaaacgtcccctcggcttatacacgagtcaaataaataagtaaaaaatactttaaaaataataaacttatatactcaccctccagtggccccgatgtgcagcgctgctcccccaatgtccgtgcggctcctcttcttgcttccgcgccgtcttctttcttctgctgggcgccgccatgtttttcccccgggcggctcctagtatgacgtcagcagcggcgcgtcatactatgcgcctgccgggggAGATCAATggtggcgccctgcagaagaaagaagacgggcgcggaagcatgaagacgagccgtgcggacatcaggggagcagcgctgcacatcggggccaccggagggtgagtatataagtttatttttttttaatgctgggtttggctgtatactacacgggggcaagctgtatactacatggggcaggctgtattctactgggggcaagctgtatactactgggggcaagctgtatactactgggggcaagctgtataatcCATGGggaaggctgtattctactgggggcaagctgtatactactaggggcaggctgtatactacattgggcaggctgtattctactgggggcaagctgtatactactgggggcaggctgtatactactgggggcaagctgtatactactggggactggctgtatactacatggggcaggctgtattctactgggggcaagctgtatactactgggggcaagctgtatactacatggggcaggctgtattctactgggggcaagctgtatactactaggggcaggctgtatactacattgggcaggctgtattctactgggggcaagctgtatactactgggggcaagctgtatactacagggggctggttggctgtatactactgggggcaggctgtattctactgggggcaagcagtatactactgggggcaagctgtatactactgggggctggctgtatactacaaggggctggctgtatactacatggggcaggctgtattctactggggcaagctgtatactgctgggggcaggatgtatactgctgggggcaggctgcatactactgggggcaggctgtatactactgggggcaggctgtatactactgagggcaagctgtatactactggggactggctgtatactactggggacaagctgtatactactgggggcaagctgtatactactgggggaaggctgtattctactgggggctggttgtatactactgggggcaggctgggctggctgtatactactgggggcaggctgggctggctgtttactgctgggggcaagctgggctggctgcttactgctgggggcaagctgggctggctgtatactacagggggctggttggctgtatattgggggggtctgtgaccaatgcatttcacaccctcggcttatactcgagtcaataggttttcccagtttttggtggtaaaattaggggtcttggcttatactccggtAGGCTTATACTAGAATATGTACGGTAACCTGCTTTTGTAAAGACTGTTGCTTCTTCTCAATGATATGTTATTAGTAGAAGGTTGATATTAATtatttacttatatatatatatatcattatatttttctttcaggttatgactattctagttctgtAACTCATTCAGGTAAGATTACTGAAAAGTTGGTTCATAAACCATTATATTATAGTGGTCTAGAAGAGATCTCAAAACTGTTAGCATATCCAGACACTGCCCGGTATATGTGCTGATTTTCAATGCAGAATTAAGGGTGGAAAATCTCTGTAGTACCAGTGAAGCATGTCAACTTTTTACTGTCGATTTTTAGTATGAAATCTGCCATTAGCAATGCAAAGTTTGATCTCTGCATGCTCTGCAACAACAAAATCTTTACTTAAACCACAACAAAAGGCAGCCATGCTTGGTTGGATTCTACTTATGTGAAATGGCTATTGAGTTACTGGGATTCCTGTACAGGTTGCGTGTTTGGACTTCAAACCTTACaggacctttttcatttttgtggttttttttactcccctcattccaaaagtgaTAACTTTTTCCATTAACAGAGATTTATATGGGTTAGTTATCTGCAGGAcacaattgtactttttagtggtcccatttaatattccatgcaatgtactggaaatctggaaaaaaaattcccagtgccgtgaaattgaccaaaaaaactatttgtggtgttacacctgctgtgtttggcctgtgagctctctccatttatactccctgcagcaccaggacataatagtattttctggtgtacaaggggTTAAGATTTGGTTACTGTTAAAAGAATAACCAATATGCAGAAAATAGAGCAATAAAACAAAATAGTCTACTAACTTTAACTAAACTGACATAAGGCATGATATCCTCTTTTGTGTAAGCTGACTTTTTTAACTAGTCTTAGGTTTCAGAGTTCACTGCTGATATCAGCTAGGTTCTGTTAACAGAAAAGAAAGAGTAGCTGTGGCTGGAcaacaaataataacattttttatttatatagcgccatcaaattccatagcactttacaaatcactggagacatacaaataaaatacagaacacaaacagttatatggaacaataggagtgatggccctgctttcaaaaacttacagtctatgaggatgagggggtgacacaagaggtataagagcttgtttaatggtccagccattctttataagggaggaAACTAAATTAGCTCTTTTAATAGCATTCATTTTATTTGCAACACATATTAATCTTTTAAAAATGATCACCTGTGTTCATAGGTGATAGATAATTGAtcaagaaaaagggaaaaaaaacgaaTGGAGGATATACTAATTAATAAATTAGCATCAATATAATTTGACTCAACTCCATGTAGAATGATagtaattcatttatttaaaatacatttacaataaaaaaaaacaataaatatggtatataaatatttattaaaaaggtCCTTTGTGATGCGTTTCGGAGCATAAGCCCTTTCTCAAGTTTAGGAAAGAGCAATCATCGGAAATCCCAAAGCTAATTAGGATGAGGGACCTAGCCCTCTGTTGCCTGTAAACATGCTTTACACAATGAAAATAATTGTAATGTACAATCGCTATACATCATTGTAGGTAAACTTGAGACCATcctctatttttttctttttttttctttatttttctcagatGATTGATCAAAAGATACATAGATGTTTTGTAATGATCCATATATTTGGATATTGAATCTTGTCTGATATAAAATCTTCTTGTTTCACAGCCTTACCTTGGACTGTACTGTGCAGTGCTTTAATTGGATTTCTATCTGTTAAAATGTACTGAGAAGATTTCATTTGAAGCTTGATCAAATCTTTGGTATGAGCCTGTAATGAAAGTTGGgactataaataatttattttcttcTTCATCATGGTTATTCTACATTTGTACATATGAATATTTTATTAGTAGCAAAGGAAAGGGGTGCTAACTATTTTTCAGTATGcaaggaaaaaaattctgataaCTGTTCTGTAATAAAATCTTCATAATCAGTTTTTCTTGTATATTTTCATTTACTGTTTTCTAATCAACTAACTCCAGAATATCTTGTGTTTTCTACTTTACCTCAGCGCAAACATGTCATGCAGGACAAGCAGTGTGATAAAGTGAATAAAAAATTGTTATTACAGAATATTTTACATTtgtcattaaaatataatagCACTTTTTCAGTAAATCATTGAGAATATCATTTTAAACGTCTTCATAAATTTTAAACTGTATGGCCTTATAAATGTATAATCTACAGGTACTTTCAAATAAATTACAAATGCAGGATTATGCAAGCAGTCTTTGTGGATAAAAATTATATGCAGTCTaatatattattatgtatattataaaGTAGTAATATAAAGATCTTACCTTTGGAAAAAGGATCTTAAATTAGTTTCTTAGTTTCGGTATGAGAGAAGTTATATGGCCCACCCAGATCCAAATGGCCCCCCCTCCCCACGGCAACACCCGTGATCTGTCCATGCAATGATCAATAGTGTTAACACATTCAATGTTGCCGGTTGTATTTAAACCTCCGTGGACACCACCATTTTGTGGTAGATTGTTGCTGcccatgacatcattggggagagcTGATCCTCTCCAAGCCTACATGAGCCCTATTGATTTAAATTTCTGCCAAAGTCATTTGGGGAGACAACACCCAGGTTTTCAATTGTGAGTGGTGTTGGTGTCTGTATGTGGGGGTTTGAGCGGGTCCCTATCTTTGCGGTTGG includes:
- the LOC140118778 gene encoding pancreatic secretory granule membrane major glycoprotein GP2-like, encoding MRLLYVVVLIAGLKYAESACYNGTTVACNTCGGSCETGGCYCLTDPLQECVPTEAGNCASESNSCCPSGYFYDKNNTCCTDTPICNPSCSADEICANGTQCVCNADIYKGKTIKDLIPSVQCHADAMVVSLHRCLLTYLKYDYSTLRLDGNSVTCNTTYPTDDNGTTVDNIEAKLTSGWCGNIITNDSEKIYITNTIHINILPSLLITVNPLSFNFTCAYNRTMQLNLNYSLHPVIGTASLPGINGTGLFDLTMAAYWDAQYAKAIQETETVTVGSDFFLGLFVRNVDGNLLALRVENCVASPTSNRDSSSVSLVKAGCSAGGDINTAVEENGVSLEARIRVSAFKFQSTDYVYIFCDVRLCDRSTNCTTCDSSTKGRSASDTRAVMLQLPYDGYDYSSSVTHSALPWTVLCSALIGFLSVKMY